A stretch of DNA from Deltaproteobacteria bacterium:
GAAGTGATAGGCAACACCGTCTATCTCATCGTGCCGAGGTGCGCGCGTGGTGTGGGACACGGAAAAGGAGATATCCGGAAGTTCCGCAATGAGCCGCCGGCAGAGCGTGGTCTTTCCCGCGCCCGAGGGGGCGGAAATGACAAAGAGATCCCCTTTCATGGCAGATTCATGTCCGAGGATCCTTTTCCTCGGTCTTCTCAAGGAGGTCTGTGGCGAGACGCTGGGCAATGGTCTCGGCCTGGATCGCCGAGAGGAGGACGTGGTTGCTGTCGGTCAGGATGATTGAACGCGTCTTCCTGCCCTGGGTCGCGTCGATGAGCCGGCTGTTGTTCTTCGCCTCCTCCTTCAGACGTTTAATGGGGGCAGATGAGGGATTCACGATGGAAACGACCCGCTCTGCCACGA
This window harbors:
- a CDS encoding DUF370 domain-containing protein, yielding MSCKCRILNIGFGNYIVAERVVSIVNPSSAPIKRLKEEAKNNSRLIDATQGRKTRSIILTDSNHVLLSAIQAETIAQRLATDLLEKTEEKDPRT